The Oryza glaberrima chromosome 9, OglaRS2, whole genome shotgun sequence genome includes a window with the following:
- the LOC127783893 gene encoding cytochrome P450 78A9-like, with translation MATPEDTGSWLLYLSLAAKCSGDGDGQPHRLLGFVVVCAVAGLVTCLLHWSFPGGPAWGRWWWTRRRRRGSPCGVAAVPGLRGLPVIGSMWLMTGLAHRKLAAAAEAAGAGRLMALSLGETRVVVAAHPDVAREILHGAAFADRPVKESAYGLLFHRAIGFAPHGAYWRALRRVASTHLFSPWQVAASAPQRAVIARQMVRAIKLQQRSRSGDSAAGAVVEVRRVLRRASLHNVMWSVFGRRYELQLDPGKESDEVRELRALVDEGYDLLGQLNWSDHLPWLARFDLQSTRARCSRLVPRVNRFVTRIIDEHRSSAPVAAAIDFTDVLLSLQGSDKLADSDMVAVLWEMVFRGTDTVAVLIEWVLARLVLHQDVQARVHDELGRVVGLDRDVTESDTASLVYLHAVIKETLRLHPPGPLLSWARLATSDVHVDGYLIPAGTTAMVNMWAIAHDPDVWAEPMEFRPERFIGKAAEFSVMGSDLRLAPFGSGRRSCPGKSLAMATVAFWLATLLHEFTLLPSPDPAHGVDLSELLRLSCEMATPLAVTAWPRRVV, from the exons ATGGCGACTCCGGAGGACACTGGCAGCTGGCTGCTCTACCTCTCCTTGGCGGCTAAATgctccggcgatggcgacggccaGCCTCACCGGCTTCTTGGGTTCGTCGTGGTTTGCGCCGTCGCTGGTCTGGTTACATGTCTGCTGCACTGGTCCTTCCCCGGAGGGCCGGcgtgggggaggtggtggtggacgcggcggcggcgtcgggggtcGCCGTGCGGTGTGGCGGCTGTTCCTGGGCTGAGGGGGCTGCCGGTGATCGGCAGCATGTGGCTCATGACCGGGCTGGCGCACCGgaagctcgccgcggcggcggaggcggcgggggcggggcggcTGATGGCGCTGTCGCTCGGGGAGACGCGGGTGGTCGTGGCGGCGCACCCGGACGTGGCGAGGGAGATCCTGCACGGCGCGGCGTTCGCCGACCGCCCCGTGAAGGAGTCCGCGTACGGGCTGCTGTTCCACCGCGCCATCGGGTTCGCGCCCCACGGCGCGTACTGGCGCGCGCTGCGGCGGGTGGCGTCCACGCACCTCTTCTCCCCGTGGCAGGTCGCGGCGTCCGCGCCCCAGCGCGCGGTCATCGCGCGCCAGATGGTCCGCGCCATCAAGCTGCAGCAGCGGAGCCGGAGCGGCgattccgccgccggcgccgtcgtcgaggtCCGCCGCGTCCTGCGCCGCGCGTCGCTCCACAACGTGATGTGGTCGGTGTTCGGCCGGCGGTACGAGCTGCAGCTGGACCCCGGCAAGGAGAGCGACGAGGTCCGGGAGCTGAGGGCCCTCGTCGACGAAGGCTACGACCTGCTCGGCCAGCTCAACTGGTCCGACCACCTCCCATGGCTCGCCCGCTTCGACCTGCAGAGCACCCGCGCCCGCTGCTCCCGCCTCGTCCCCCGCGTCAACCGCTTCGTCACCCGCATCATCGACGAGCACCGCTCATCTGCTCCCGTCGCAGCCGCCATCGACTTCACCGACGTCTTGCTCTCCCTGCAGGGCAGCGACAAGCTCGCCGACTCCGACATGGTCGCCGTTCTCTGG GAGATGGTGTTTCGCGGGACGGACACGGTGGCCGTGCTGATCGAGTGGGTCTTAGCCCGGCTCGTGCTGCACCAGGACGTGCAGGCTCGGGTGCACGACGAGCTGGGCCGGGTGGTTGGGCTGGACCGGGACGTGACCGAGTCCGACACGGCCTCACTCGTCTACCTCCACGCCGTCATCAAGGAGACGCTGAGGCTGCACCCACCGGGCCCACTCCTCTCATGGGCCCGCCTGGCCACGTCGGACGTACACGTGGACGGGTACCTGATCCCCGCTGGCACCACCGCGATGGTGAACATGTGGGCCATAGCACACGACCCCGACGTGTGGGCCGAGCCGATGGAGTTTCGGCCCGAGCGGTTCATCGGGAAGGCGGCGGAGTTCAGTGTAATGGGTTCGGATCTCAGGCTCGCGCCGTTCGGATCGGGTCGGCGGAGCTGCCCCGGGAAGAGCCTCGCCATGGCCACGGTGGCATTCTGGCTTGCCACGCTGTTGCACGAGTTCACCCTCCTCCCCTCGCCCGACCCGGCACACGGCGTCGACTTGTCGGAGTTGCTAAGGCTGTCGTGCGAGATGGCCACCCCGCTGGCGGTGACAGCGTGGCCTCGGCGTGTGGTGTGA